The following proteins are encoded in a genomic region of bacterium:
- a CDS encoding phage tail tape measure protein produces the protein MADYKLSFVIDAENKAQKTINEVKSQLDGIQKTAKDFEPAFKKMAVVGTAAFASITAVVVSTTKEFADSEKQLKIVDTIIEGLSTTTLNNFSGGLLSTQEAIEQLKQKTREFGSELQAMGGISDETASVGLAKLIQITGDFTEAQKAAMLAADLSIYRQIDYSSAVDIVGKVLSGNLGILSRYGIQLKENATVEEAMIELTRRAGGQYQAYGNTLEGQITILKASISDLKEAIGGVFADIEKSIVSALIPFIQNLTKWIDENKELVKWITIIGGALSGIIAVIGTLGLTFIAITKTIKELEIAFIALKGIGLATIGWIGLLVAAVAGSIYMLVKYRDEIMVNILYFKNWINSIEEAIGKFLRLESVVNRAKQKTAENNVVIEEYKNKIEAGKNKTDEFSGSQIDLSGAISNTTDNITKMGAETERVMGISKDKFNEVINTIKELQDKTNSLFEDLEKIDKDYKKQSFDEELSYRSSIAELVAKTELEKEELIKKKEDKIKELEIERERLVRERQSKIRNEASAKEIDRVERDIEDIDFMMEQKNNKEIIDLVKQIEEKNAILKTYKDMEINVESSIQEYKDYMRMNELQKLEYDYQRKSMMRQVEMLTEKANKLQEIIDAKQQYEALMVIFGQEQQGFILKEIEKTKSFKENLETQYKILGNWKDAVVQVYSDMVKEANAEMAKLNVPVGGKSVSEKVEKESQKSVSAYKALGLKNPIEKIIGYQEGTNYVPRTGLYMLHQGEAVIPTKNNSGIGGIVVNVNGGYYLSEKAAEEMGNLIVKKLKENIKL, from the coding sequence ATGGCTGACTATAAATTGTCATTTGTAATAGATGCTGAGAATAAGGCTCAAAAAACAATTAATGAAGTTAAGAGCCAACTTGATGGAATTCAAAAAACAGCAAAGGATTTTGAACCTGCTTTTAAAAAGATGGCGGTTGTTGGAACAGCCGCTTTTGCGTCTATTACTGCCGTTGTTGTCTCTACTACAAAAGAGTTTGCTGATAGTGAAAAACAATTAAAAATAGTTGATACAATAATTGAAGGATTATCAACTACTACTCTAAATAATTTTTCAGGAGGATTACTATCAACACAAGAAGCAATTGAACAATTAAAACAAAAAACAAGAGAGTTTGGAAGCGAATTACAAGCAATGGGGGGGATATCAGATGAAACGGCTTCTGTTGGACTAGCAAAGTTAATACAAATTACTGGTGATTTTACTGAAGCACAAAAAGCGGCTATGTTAGCGGCTGATTTATCTATTTACAGGCAAATTGATTATTCTTCTGCTGTTGACATTGTTGGAAAAGTATTATCTGGTAATTTAGGAATATTATCAAGATATGGAATTCAATTGAAAGAAAACGCAACGGTAGAAGAAGCAATGATAGAACTAACAAGAAGAGCAGGAGGACAATACCAAGCATACGGAAATACACTTGAAGGACAAATTACTATTTTAAAGGCCAGTATATCTGATTTAAAAGAAGCAATTGGGGGAGTGTTTGCTGATATTGAGAAATCAATTGTTTCAGCACTTATTCCTTTTATACAAAATCTTACAAAATGGATTGATGAGAATAAAGAATTAGTTAAATGGATAACAATTATTGGTGGGGCTTTATCAGGTATTATTGCTGTAATAGGAACATTGGGATTAACATTTATTGCTATAACTAAAACAATAAAAGAATTAGAGATTGCTTTTATCGCTTTAAAAGGAATTGGACTTGCGACTATTGGGTGGATAGGGTTATTAGTTGCTGCAGTTGCTGGCTCTATATATATGCTTGTGAAATATAGAGACGAGATAATGGTAAATATTCTATATTTTAAGAATTGGATAAATTCAATTGAAGAAGCAATTGGAAAATTTTTAAGATTAGAAAGTGTTGTTAATAGAGCAAAACAGAAAACTGCTGAAAACAATGTTGTAATAGAAGAATATAAAAATAAAATAGAGGCTGGGAAAAACAAAACAGATGAATTTAGCGGTTCTCAAATTGATTTATCTGGTGCTATAAGCAATACAACTGATAACATAACGAAAATGGGAGCAGAGACAGAAAGAGTGATGGGAATAAGCAAGGATAAATTTAATGAAGTTATAAATACAATTAAGGAATTACAAGACAAAACAAATTCGCTCTTTGAAGATTTAGAAAAAATAGATAAAGATTACAAAAAACAATCATTTGATGAAGAATTAAGTTATAGGTCAAGTATTGCTGAATTAGTAGCAAAAACAGAGTTAGAAAAAGAAGAGTTAATTAAAAAGAAAGAAGATAAAATAAAAGAATTGGAAATAGAAAGAGAAAGGCTTGTCCGTGAACGACAAAGTAAAATAAGAAATGAAGCAAGCGCAAAAGAGATAGATAGAGTGGAGAGAGATATAGAAGATATAGATTTTATGATGGAGCAAAAAAATAATAAAGAGATAATAGATTTAGTAAAGCAAATAGAAGAAAAGAATGCTATTTTGAAAACCTATAAGGATATGGAAATAAATGTTGAGAGTTCGATACAGGAATACAAAGATTATATGAGAATGAATGAATTACAGAAATTGGAATACGATTATCAAAGAAAATCGATGATGAGACAAGTAGAAATGCTGACAGAGAAAGCAAATAAACTTCAAGAAATAATAGATGCTAAACAGCAATACGAGGCTTTAATGGTAATTTTCGGACAAGAACAGCAAGGATTTATTTTAAAAGAAATTGAGAAAACAAAATCATTTAAAGAAAACTTAGAAACACAATATAAAATATTAGGGAATTGGAAAGATGCTGTTGTTCAAGTTTATTCTGATATGGTTAAAGAGGCAAATGCTGAGATGGCAAAATTAAATGTCCCAGTAGGAGGAAAATCAGTAAGCGAAAAAGTTGAAAAAGAAAGTCAAAAATCAGTTTCGGCCTATAAAGCATTGGGATTAAAAAATCCAATAGAAAAAATAATTGGATACCAAGAGGGGACAAATTATGTTCCTCGAACAGGATTATATATGCTTCATCAAGGGGAAGCAGTTATACCAACGAAAAACAATTCTGGTATAGG